In a genomic window of Sulfurisphaera tokodaii str. 7:
- a CDS encoding antitoxin VapB family protein has protein sequence MSRKLTTISISEEVKEKLEIEKGDMSWDEFLLLLIEEYRKKKVERGIDKLREILTDEDIKKIEDSHKKMHEEFRI, from the coding sequence ATGAGTAGAAAACTTACAACGATTTCCATTTCTGAGGAGGTTAAAGAGAAGTTAGAAATTGAAAAAGGAGATATGAGTTGGGATGAATTTTTACTCCTTTTAATAGAGGAGTATAGAAAGAAAAAGGTAGAAAGGGGAATCGATAAATTGAGAGAAATTCTCACAGATGAGGATATAAAAAAGATAGAGGATAGCCACAAAAAGATGCATGAGGAGTTTAGAATATGA
- a CDS encoding DUF5658 family protein yields the protein MTLNLIYDLISFFGFQFNDFWSTVLGLRVGAVEHNPLARSVSKSWITLALYKFGLAGLAFYLIFLTIPINIIRTYIIIAADELECLVTLNNILVIKQHKMNKK from the coding sequence ATGACTCTAAATCTAATTTATGATCTAATCTCGTTCTTTGGATTTCAGTTTAACGACTTTTGGTCAACAGTGTTAGGATTAAGGGTGGGTGCTGTAGAGCATAATCCATTAGCTCGTTCAGTCTCTAAATCATGGATAACATTAGCATTATATAAGTTTGGTCTTGCAGGGTTAGCTTTTTACCTAATTTTCTTAACAATACCAATTAACATTATAAGGACTTATATTATAATAGCTGCAGATGAGCTAGAGTGTCTAGTAACGTTAAATAATATTTTAGTAATTAAACAGCATAAGATGAATAAAAAGTAA
- a CDS encoding ATP-binding cassette domain-containing protein — protein sequence MEISKVSKSLGGKRVLKGITLRAETKRLILLGHNGSGKTTLLAIILGLLKPDSGSVRLNGINPLERRDKILKLVSFAFEKPKFDVNFRVRDVYEFLKNYAESDCLELFWNEIELSKIKDSKILELSSGQTQLLHLMQAICRRSEIKVLDEPFSHLDYVRAGIIGDYLVKKGFQVIMTTHVPEEADWLADYVVILKDGELVWSGQFERLSEDGYYEVMVRGLYVPPGALAKVGNVYIVKSTQEDLEKLMQEGKILGYKRAGVRRHYEVY from the coding sequence GTGGAGATCAGCAAAGTCTCTAAATCACTGGGTGGTAAGAGGGTTCTTAAGGGGATAACGTTAAGGGCAGAAACTAAGAGACTAATCCTACTAGGCCACAATGGCTCAGGAAAAACTACGTTGCTCGCAATTATTTTAGGTCTTCTTAAGCCTGATTCCGGTTCCGTGAGGCTTAACGGCATTAACCCGTTAGAAAGGAGGGACAAGATACTCAAGCTTGTCTCCTTCGCTTTTGAGAAGCCTAAGTTTGACGTGAACTTTAGGGTTAGGGATGTATATGAATTCCTCAAGAATTACGCAGAGAGTGATTGTCTCGAGCTCTTCTGGAACGAAATAGAGCTTTCCAAAATTAAAGACAGCAAAATTTTGGAACTTTCATCAGGTCAGACTCAGTTACTCCACTTAATGCAAGCTATCTGCAGAAGGTCAGAAATCAAGGTCCTTGATGAGCCCTTCTCTCACCTAGACTATGTGAGGGCTGGCATAATAGGCGATTATTTAGTCAAGAAGGGGTTCCAGGTCATAATGACTACTCATGTGCCTGAAGAGGCCGACTGGCTGGCTGATTATGTAGTTATACTTAAGGATGGGGAGCTGGTGTGGAGTGGACAATTTGAGAGGCTCAGCGAGGACGGGTACTATGAGGTTATGGTCAGAGGTCTTTATGTGCCTCCTGGAGCATTGGCCAAAGTGGGAAATGTTTATATAGTAAAGTCAACTCAGGAGGACTTAGAGAAACTCATGCAGGAGGGAAAGATATTAGGTTACAAGAGGGCAGGAGTGAGAAGACACTATGAGGTCTATTAG